CATTACAGGGCCTGCCGCCCTTTCCGGGACAAATGTTACTACCTTTGGCGACCACCGTATAATGATGTCGGCAGCGGTTGCCGGACTCATCGCAAACGGCGAGACCACAATCGACGATGCCGGCTGCTGCGCAGTTTCCTATCCGGATTTTGTGAAAGACATGCAGAACCTCGGTGCGGATATGAGGGAAGAATGAATCGAATCGGAGAATCAATAACGCTCACGTTGTTTGGGGCGAGTCATGACAGTCGTATCGGCTGTGTTATAGATGGCATTCCGCCCGGCTATCCCGTAAACGAAGTGACTATCGCTGCAGATCTTGACCTTAGAAAACCATCTGCCGGTATAGGAACGCCACGGGTGGAGGCGGATGTTCCTGAAATTTCCGGTGTTGTGAATGGAATCACGACAGGCTGTCCGGTCGTAATTACATTTTCAAACAGCAATACCCGGAGTACGGATTATGAACAGCTTCGCCGTGTTCCCCGGCCGGGTCATGCCGATTACCCTGCCGTCTCTAAATACGGTCCGGCTCATGATATCCGGGGCGGCGGGATGTTTTCCGGCAGAATGACGACCCCCCTCGTCGCGGCAGGTGCTCTTCTCCGGGATCTGGTCGGCTGTTTGGGCATCTCCGTCGGCTCGTATGTCACCCGGATCGGCAGTATCACCGATATAAATACCTACGATCCTGCCGATGTATTGACGAGATCGCGGACCAATCCGCTTCGTGCAATGTCTTCGGAGATCGAGGACCAAATGAGGGCCGAGATCCTCGCTGCGAAATCGGAGGGAGACAGTGTCGGCGGGATCGTCCGGTGCTTTGCGGCGGGTCTTCCAGCAGGTCTTGGCGAACCGTTCTTTGATACGCTTGACGGCGAGATCTCCAAAGCGGTTTTCGGGATTCCCGGCGTGAAGGCTATCGGATTTGGCGAGGGGTTTGCCGCAGCCGGCCTTCGCGGATCTGAAAACAACGATGCCTACCGCATTCAGAATGGGTCTGTCATCACGCTCACGAATCATGCGGGCGGCGTCCTTGGTGGGATGTCGAACGGCGCAGTTCTGGATTTTTCCGTGGCATTCAAGCCGACCCCCTCGATCGCCAAACAGCAGATGAGTGTCGATCTTCTGACACGGGAAGATGCCGATCTTTCGGTGAAAGGACGCCACGATCCGTGCATCGCAAACCGCGGGGCGATCGTCGTCGAGGCAATGACCGTGTTCACGCTTGCAGATCTTGCGGCACGGGGGGGATTTTTTGTCTGAAATTAACGGATTTCGGGAAGAACTGGCGTCAATCGACCGCGAGATCATGGAACTGGTCGGCCGCCGGAATAGAATAGCTCTGGTAATCGGCGAAAAAAAGGCTGAGGCAAACGAAGAGGTCGTCGTTCCTTCTGTTGAAAAAAACGTCGTTCAAAGATACATCGACGCCGGGAATATTTCCGGCGTGAGCGCGGAAACGGCTGCACGAATCGCCCGGGCAGTTATAGATGAGTCGGTGGATGTACAAGGCCTGATCCCCAGGCCAACTGCCCCCCGGAAAATTTTCATTATTGGGGGGAACGGTGGGATGGGCAGATGGCTCTCGGCATTTTTTGCAGCCGGCGGTCTCAGCGTAACGATTCATGACTCACACCCATCAGGGGCGCTGTATCCGGTTGTGGATATTTCCTCCGGATGCAAGGATGCCGATGTCATCATCATCTCAACGCCGCTACGTATCTCTGCAGAAATTCTTGAGACCGTTGTATCCGAAAACAAAAACGCTCTCATCTTTGATATCCTCTCGGTCAAAACCCCCGTCATTTCTGTTCTCCAAAATTCGGCAGCTTTAGGTGCAAAAGTCTGCTCGGTTCATCCGATGTTTGGGCCCCATGCTGCTTCGATAGCCGGCAGAAACATCATCGTATGTTCCTGCGGCAATGATGAAGCGGCTGATGAGGCGGCGGGTCTTTTCGGCGGCGGAACCATTCTTCGGATGGATATAGAAGATCACGATCCGATCACTGCCTACGTTCTCGGCCTTTCTCATGCGGTGAATCTTGCTTTCAGCGAAGCACTCGTTAGAAGCGGTTTTTCTTCAGAAACACTCTGTGCCGCGGCCTCGACAACGTTCTGCAGACAGACTGCCGTATCCTCTGATGTCTCCCGGGAAAACGGCGAACTCTATTACTCCATCCAGAAGGAAAATCCGTACAACGAAGCGGCTGTCCAAAATCTGCTGGACGCTCTAATGGATTTTCGGTCTTCCAGCGAGGATGTATTCATAGAAAAAATGCATCAGGGTGCCGCGTGGTACCCGAAAAAATAAATCTCTCTTTTTTACTCTCTTCTCATCCTGTCAAAAACACCGCGAGAAGCGGGAGCGTCACGAGACAAAGCAGTGTTGAGATACAGATACCCTGGGCCGCAATATCCGGATGGGCCTTATGCTCTTCAGCCAGAAGCACCGTATTTACGGCTGCCGGCATTCCCGCCGTTACCACAATGATTCCAAGGATCAGGGGGTCGTCGATGAACTGCGAGAAGATCAGATACACCAGGGCCGGCATACCAAGAAGACGGATCGCCGCAACGATATACTGCCGGACATTTTTGAAGATCGAGGTAAAATTCAGCTGGGCAAGGAACCCGCCGGTCACTACAAGAGAAAGCGGCGTCGTAACGTTATTCAGCAGTTCTAAGGAACTATAGAGGGGGTCCGGAATCGAAAACGAGGTCAGGAAGAAGATCAGTCCCACGATCGTTGAAAGAAATGCCGGGTTCAGAAGAAGTTTTGGATCGAATGATATCTTCCCGTCATCTTTCTCATGAGCCCGCAGGATCCAGATTCCAATAGAGTACGTCAGGATCGTAAAGGGAATATTAAATATCGCTGCGTAAAATATCGCGTCCTGTCCATACAGCATGGAAAGAATGGGAAATCCCATGAACATCGAGTTCGAGAACATGATCATGAACCGGAACACGCCGTACTCCTCTTTCTTTGCCCGCATCAGAATAGGGGAAAACCAGGCAACCAGAAACGCGATCCCGTAGTAGGCAAACGCTGCCAAGATCAGATACTCGCCCTTCATGAGAACTTCGTTCGTGAAAGGGATCTGCATGGAGAATATCACCATCGCAGGAATACAGATGTGCAGAAGGAACTTCGAAAGGGAAGAGACGGAAGCGTCGTTCAATAGTTTGATCCTTCGTGCAAAGTATCCTATCCCGATCAGAATAAACAGGATGAGAATCTGATTCAGGGCGATGTAATAATCCATTCTTCTTCTATACAGATAGCACAAGGCATGTAGTTAATCTATCGGGACGGTCATACTATATTGCATGGACCCTATTGTAGAACAGGGATTTGACCGCCTCCTCGATGTCATCAAGGAAACGAAAGCAAAACAGCAGGAGACTGCAGATCTGATCATCCATGAGGACAAGGTCCTTCTCGAAAAGATGCTTTCTGCCGTTGTTCCCGTGGTTGAGGCCGCTGGATCACTCTTCCTGGAGAAAGCAAAACAGGACACCAAAGGGGATCTCTACGATCAGAAGTATTACCCTGAGAAGATGATCATTCTTGGAAAAACCGAGAGCACGGCAAGTTTTAGACCCGATGATCCGAAAAAGAAGGTCACCCAGCAGTTTTGCGTGGCATCGGAGAAGGGCGAACTGTTCGAACTGATGTTCTCGAATGACGGTTTTGTGGTGGACACCTATGCCTCGCCCCTTTCAGCGGAGGACGCTCTTGACTTCTACGGCTATGATATCCTGTACATGCTCTACTCTGCGATACGGGATTATGCTCTGGCCGAAGAGGATGTCTTAGAAGCTCTTAATCTGACGCTCGGCTATCTTCAGCACAAAACGGCCTGAACCGAGGGAATATCAATAATAACCTGTTCTTTTTTTTAGTGGGAGTTACGCGGTGTGGGGTGTAGATCCAATTCGGGAAGTGTAAGGCTGGGTGCGGACACATGAGATAGCCCACCGCGAATCCTCGCGAATCTTCGCGAATCGCATTTTCCTTGTGCCGTCGTGCTCTTCTCCGGCTGATCGCCTACGAAGGAATCGAACGCCGTCTGGAAAAATGCTGGGGAAAAACCCGCCTGCGGGTTTTTCTATTGTTCCAATTGTCTCTCATTTTCTTGGGGTGCGGGGCCGCGACTCCGGCGCGGAGCGGCCCGCGGTGGGTATCTTCCATCTCCGATGAAGACTAATCAGGATCTGGTAGGAAAAAGCGTTAGCATTATGAAAGCGGGAAGAAAAGTCCGAAAAAACTATTCACAACCTTCATTTACTTTCCCACTAATTTGTTTTCTATTAGGGATGTAGATGGCAGATACAAAGCAACGAATAGTAGCCGAAA
The sequence above is a segment of the uncultured Methanocorpusculum sp. genome. Coding sequences within it:
- the aroC gene encoding chorismate synthase, with protein sequence MNRIGESITLTLFGASHDSRIGCVIDGIPPGYPVNEVTIAADLDLRKPSAGIGTPRVEADVPEISGVVNGITTGCPVVITFSNSNTRSTDYEQLRRVPRPGHADYPAVSKYGPAHDIRGGGMFSGRMTTPLVAAGALLRDLVGCLGISVGSYVTRIGSITDINTYDPADVLTRSRTNPLRAMSSEIEDQMRAEILAAKSEGDSVGGIVRCFAAGLPAGLGEPFFDTLDGEISKAVFGIPGVKAIGFGEGFAAAGLRGSENNDAYRIQNGSVITLTNHAGGVLGGMSNGAVLDFSVAFKPTPSIAKQQMSVDLLTREDADLSVKGRHDPCIANRGAIVVEAMTVFTLADLAARGGFFV
- a CDS encoding prephenate dehydrogenase/arogenate dehydrogenase family protein — its product is MSEINGFREELASIDREIMELVGRRNRIALVIGEKKAEANEEVVVPSVEKNVVQRYIDAGNISGVSAETAARIARAVIDESVDVQGLIPRPTAPRKIFIIGGNGGMGRWLSAFFAAGGLSVTIHDSHPSGALYPVVDISSGCKDADVIIISTPLRISAEILETVVSENKNALIFDILSVKTPVISVLQNSAALGAKVCSVHPMFGPHAASIAGRNIIVCSCGNDEAADEAAGLFGGGTILRMDIEDHDPITAYVLGLSHAVNLAFSEALVRSGFSSETLCAAASTTFCRQTAVSSDVSRENGELYYSIQKENPYNEAAVQNLLDALMDFRSSSEDVFIEKMHQGAAWYPKK
- a CDS encoding AEC family transporter, which codes for MDYYIALNQILILFILIGIGYFARRIKLLNDASVSSLSKFLLHICIPAMVIFSMQIPFTNEVLMKGEYLILAAFAYYGIAFLVAWFSPILMRAKKEEYGVFRFMIMFSNSMFMGFPILSMLYGQDAIFYAAIFNIPFTILTYSIGIWILRAHEKDDGKISFDPKLLLNPAFLSTIVGLIFFLTSFSIPDPLYSSLELLNNVTTPLSLVVTGGFLAQLNFTSIFKNVRQYIVAAIRLLGMPALVYLIFSQFIDDPLILGIIVVTAGMPAAVNTVLLAEEHKAHPDIAAQGICISTLLCLVTLPLLAVFLTG